Proteins from one Spirochaetaceae bacterium genomic window:
- a CDS encoding YdcF family protein: MRTIKLFIVAMVAILLIFLLTFSYIISFNRFHKASPSDVIMVFGGYAGGNAVRTGTMLGNRLDEALRLYRLGYAPYIIVSGGTGEGQLYSEALLMRNYLMLHGVNETNIIMEDNSHSTWQNMLFSRPLLSRHNFNSVIAVSSNSHLARISLVAGRLNYPAMSFSGAAERRPFYLREVAAFLAYGLFYRE, from the coding sequence ATGCGAACGATTAAACTGTTTATTGTGGCTATGGTAGCTATTTTATTAATCTTTTTACTAACTTTTAGTTATATCATTAGCTTTAACCGTTTTCATAAAGCCAGCCCCAGCGATGTTATTATGGTATTTGGCGGTTATGCCGGCGGTAATGCGGTTAGGACCGGCACAATGCTGGGCAACCGTTTAGACGAGGCCTTAAGACTTTACCGTTTAGGGTATGCCCCGTATATTATTGTAAGCGGCGGCACCGGCGAAGGCCAGCTTTACAGCGAAGCTTTATTAATGCGTAATTACCTAATGTTACACGGAGTAAACGAAACTAACATTATTATGGAGGATAATTCACATAGTACGTGGCAAAATATGCTTTTTAGCCGGCCGCTGCTTAGCCGGCATAACTTTAACAGTGTTATTGCAGTTTCTAGTAATTCGCATTTGGCACGTATTAGTTTAGTGGCCGGCCGTCTTAACTACCCGGCCATGAGCTTTAGCGGAGCCGCCGAACGCCGCCCTTTTTACTTGCGCGAGGTGGCGGCTTTTCTGGCTTACGGTTTATTTTACCGCGAGTAA
- a CDS encoding hemolysin family protein, with protein sequence MMALVLALIILLIFSALFSAAETSLTSLSDLQIAGLQKEKNKAAGRLAKLTKAPNKFLGAILVGNTFTNVVTSSLTVIIVTNFWGQNAVVFSTIALTLFVLIFCEVSPKQIAYAHNEKTAKFVSLLILPMTIIFAPLIWFISLFAQLINRLFGDKKRVFARENIFHLINVGEKSGEVATYQKEVVHNIFRLAGSTASAIMTHRKDVFSLPATLTVAEALPKVISEGYSRIPVYNESSENIIGIVMQRDVYQRYSADEETTLLADFMLAPLFVPASMRLDELLKVFKNHLLNIAIVLDEYGGLAGIVSREDVLEEILGELYDENEEAELKTERLDDGSWRLQGDTPLHWLEQQLGHNIGGNKHVNTISGHIIEALDKLPVDGEVVDIPGEGRFKIETMQNNRIISLRFYPTSTEDNL encoded by the coding sequence ATGATGGCTTTAGTGCTTGCCCTAATAATTTTACTTATCTTTTCGGCCCTTTTTTCGGCTGCCGAAACCTCGCTTACTTCGTTGTCCGATTTACAAATTGCCGGTTTACAAAAGGAAAAAAACAAGGCGGCCGGCCGCTTGGCTAAACTTACCAAAGCTCCCAATAAATTTTTAGGGGCTATTTTGGTGGGTAATACCTTTACCAACGTGGTAACCAGCTCGCTCACGGTTATTATTGTAACTAACTTTTGGGGGCAAAACGCCGTCGTTTTTTCTACCATTGCCCTTACCTTATTTGTGCTTATTTTTTGCGAGGTTTCGCCCAAGCAAATTGCCTATGCCCATAACGAAAAAACCGCCAAATTTGTTAGTTTGCTCATTTTACCCATGACAATCATCTTTGCGCCTTTAATTTGGTTTATCTCACTTTTTGCCCAGCTAATTAATCGCCTGTTCGGCGATAAAAAACGCGTTTTTGCCCGCGAAAACATCTTTCATTTAATTAATGTGGGCGAAAAAAGCGGTGAAGTAGCCACTTATCAAAAAGAGGTGGTGCATAATATCTTTAGATTGGCCGGTTCCACCGCCAGTGCCATTATGACGCACCGTAAAGATGTTTTTTCTTTACCGGCTACTTTAACGGTGGCCGAAGCTTTACCTAAAGTGATTAGCGAAGGCTACTCACGTATTCCGGTTTACAACGAATCGTCCGAAAATATCATCGGTATAGTTATGCAGCGCGATGTCTATCAGCGCTATAGCGCCGATGAAGAGACCACCCTTTTAGCCGATTTTATGCTGGCCCCGCTTTTTGTACCGGCCAGTATGCGGCTAGACGAGCTATTAAAAGTCTTTAAAAACCATCTTTTGAATATAGCGATAGTGTTAGATGAATACGGCGGCTTAGCCGGTATTGTTAGCCGCGAAGATGTACTAGAAGAAATATTAGGCGAACTTTACGATGAAAACGAAGAGGCCGAACTTAAAACCGAAAGGCTAGACGATGGCAGCTGGCGGCTGCAAGGTGATACGCCTTTGCATTGGCTAGAGCAGCAATTAGGCCATAATATTGGCGGTAATAAGCATGTTAATACCATTAGCGGCCATATTATAGAGGCTTTGGACAAACTACCGGTAGACGGCGAAGTGGTAGATATCCCCGGCGAAGGCCGCTTTAAGATAGAGACTATGCAAAATAACCGTATTATAAGTTTGCGGTTTTACCCTACTTCCACCGAAGATAATTTATAA
- a CDS encoding nitroreductase family protein: protein MIKELWTRRSIRSFKDTPIKDEDLRTILSAGLTAPSAVANYPLELVVIKNAETKAKIAGFYEFSGFCVQSPLSVLVCYDKDKRTSYFKDSDFGPLDASAAVQNMLLAATALNIGSCWTHALLSVEAYQTLLNLPKNIIPVALVVLGYTDKTFEHQDRYDEAKIHHDKW from the coding sequence ATGATAAAAGAACTATGGACGCGCCGCAGTATCCGCAGCTTTAAGGATACCCCTATTAAAGATGAAGATTTACGCACCATTTTATCGGCGGGGCTAACGGCTCCCAGCGCTGTGGCCAACTACCCCTTAGAACTGGTAGTTATTAAAAATGCCGAAACAAAGGCTAAAATTGCCGGGTTTTATGAGTTTTCGGGCTTTTGTGTGCAATCGCCGCTTTCGGTATTAGTTTGTTATGATAAAGATAAACGAACCTCTTACTTTAAAGACAGCGATTTTGGCCCGCTCGATGCCTCTGCCGCCGTACAAAATATGTTGCTGGCCGCTACGGCTTTAAACATTGGCAGCTGCTGGACGCACGCTTTATTAAGCGTAGAGGCCTACCAAACTTTACTTAATTTACCTAAAAATATTATTCCGGTAGCTTTAGTGGTGCTGGGTTACACCGATAAAACTTTTGAGCACCAAGATAGGTACGACGAGGCTAAAATTCATCACGATAAATGGTAA
- a CDS encoding MBL fold metallo-hydrolase codes for MNDEQKKMTPLPSGEVIPGIWAINNGFVNFYLIKSHNGYVAIDCGADNEQSKAELAKLAITGEQVKAVLLTHDHGDHLAALPLFGAAPIYAVNNKLATTVIADGDSFETDGLKVKVIAATGHKEDSVAFLINDSYLFVGDNMSLKDGKPQLFNSVYNQSDVKQQDDIKKLTDIAGVSYIFTAHYGFIKK; via the coding sequence ATGAACGACGAACAAAAAAAGATGACCCCCTTACCAAGCGGTGAGGTAATACCCGGTATTTGGGCTATAAATAACGGCTTTGTTAATTTTTATTTAATAAAAAGCCATAACGGTTATGTAGCCATCGATTGCGGAGCCGATAACGAGCAAAGTAAAGCCGAGTTAGCCAAGCTGGCTATAACCGGTGAGCAAGTTAAAGCCGTGCTTTTAACTCACGACCATGGCGACCATTTAGCGGCTTTACCGCTTTTTGGCGCTGCACCCATTTATGCGGTAAATAATAAGCTGGCTACCACCGTTATAGCCGATGGCGATAGTTTTGAAACCGATGGCCTCAAAGTTAAAGTTATTGCCGCCACCGGCCATAAAGAAGATTCGGTGGCTTTTTTAATTAACGATAGCTACCTTTTTGTGGGTGATAATATGAGCCTAAAAGATGGGAAGCCGCAGCTGTTTAACTCGGTTTATAATCAATCCGATGTTAAACAACAAGACGATATTAAAAAACTTACCGACATAGCCGGCGTTAGTTATATTTTTACCGCTCATTACGGTTTTATTAAAAAATAA
- a CDS encoding class I SAM-dependent methyltransferase, whose product MGNIEHFNKMAAGYDSPERQQVAAIIAAAIRELLADGRNKTAIDYGCGTGLVGLQLLNDFKRIIFIDGSSQMVEELEQKIKRLQIPAAKAEVLCLNLEEESAPPLQADYIMVVQTLLHIKNYQSVLMALAAMLKQDGHLIIVDFNKNEAVSSDLVHNGFEQVQLINQLKDLSFKQVSGKTFYEGANLFMKQAASLFIVDAIK is encoded by the coding sequence ATGGGGAATATAGAACACTTTAACAAAATGGCCGCCGGCTATGATAGCCCCGAAAGGCAACAGGTAGCCGCCATCATTGCCGCAGCTATTCGGGAACTATTGGCCGATGGCCGTAATAAAACAGCCATCGATTACGGCTGCGGCACCGGGCTGGTCGGCCTGCAACTGCTTAATGATTTTAAGCGGATAATCTTTATCGATGGCTCCAGCCAAATGGTAGAAGAGCTTGAGCAAAAAATTAAACGGCTGCAAATACCTGCCGCTAAAGCTGAGGTTTTATGCCTTAATTTAGAAGAGGAAAGTGCGCCGCCGTTACAGGCCGATTATATAATGGTGGTGCAAACTTTGCTGCACATTAAAAATTACCAGTCGGTTTTAATGGCTTTAGCCGCTATGCTCAAACAAGATGGCCATTTAATAATTGTCGATTTTAACAAAAACGAGGCCGTTAGCAGCGATTTAGTGCACAACGGTTTTGAGCAAGTTCAATTAATTAACCAACTTAAAGACCTAAGCTTTAAACAAGTTAGCGGCAAAACTTTTTATGAGGGAGCTAATTTATTTATGAAGCAAGCGGCCTCGCTTTTTATTGTAGACGCTATAAAATAA
- a CDS encoding GyrI-like domain-containing protein, giving the protein MPFIAKSGKEIEVKCLYKDNFTVMGMAGEGPMQNPSSWIKPLWELAAANKFAEIDALLLKNPEGKPLFWGAMAAATQLKEGFAYLAGGEVAANAKAPIGWEKWQIPAQSYVVAAATMDDLAEVCWQLPAVLKDEIVGPLHEFYPNPDNPNIIDVYIPIAKGKLKCKACEMEMLKPEDFGTEANGLPSRTYCRYCRKD; this is encoded by the coding sequence ATGCCGTTTATAGCTAAATCGGGGAAAGAAATAGAGGTTAAATGCCTTTACAAAGATAATTTTACCGTTATGGGTATGGCGGGTGAAGGGCCTATGCAAAACCCCTCCAGCTGGATTAAACCGCTTTGGGAGTTGGCGGCCGCCAATAAATTTGCCGAAATAGACGCTTTGCTTTTAAAAAACCCCGAAGGCAAGCCGCTATTTTGGGGCGCAATGGCGGCGGCGACTCAGTTAAAAGAGGGCTTTGCTTACCTTGCCGGCGGCGAGGTGGCCGCTAACGCCAAAGCCCCCATAGGTTGGGAAAAGTGGCAAATACCGGCGCAAAGTTATGTAGTGGCTGCCGCCACAATGGACGACCTTGCAGAGGTGTGTTGGCAGCTTCCGGCGGTATTAAAAGATGAAATTGTTGGCCCCTTGCACGAATTTTATCCTAATCCCGATAACCCCAATATAATAGATGTTTATATTCCTATTGCTAAAGGAAAGCTTAAATGTAAAGCATGTGAGATGGAAATGTTAAAGCCCGAAGATTTTGGCACAGAGGCCAATGGCCTGCCAAGCCGCACTTATTGCCGCTACTGCCGTAAAGATTAG
- a CDS encoding DNA-3-methyladenine glycosylase I translates to MENKIRCSWPTNLPIYLDYHDNEWGRPIHNDQKLFEKLILDGMQAGLSWLTILKKREAFRAAFDNFDYHKVAAYDETKVAELLTNPGIIRNRLKINGAITNARLFIEVRQKYGSFDNFVWSYVDYKPIINQLQRLEDMPATSPIADKLSADLKKLGFKFVGPTIMYAFMQAAGLINDHLVDCFVRNEIIKNY, encoded by the coding sequence TCTTGATTATCACGATAACGAATGGGGCCGGCCAATCCACAACGACCAAAAACTCTTTGAAAAACTTATCCTTGATGGTATGCAGGCCGGCTTAAGCTGGCTAACTATCCTTAAAAAGCGTGAGGCCTTTCGGGCCGCCTTTGATAACTTTGATTACCACAAGGTAGCTGCCTACGATGAAACCAAAGTGGCCGAACTGCTGACCAATCCCGGCATAATCCGTAACCGTTTAAAAATTAATGGCGCCATCACTAATGCCCGGCTTTTTATCGAGGTACGCCAAAAATATGGCAGTTTTGACAACTTTGTGTGGAGTTACGTAGATTATAAACCTATTATCAATCAGCTGCAAAGGCTGGAAGATATGCCGGCCACCAGTCCTATCGCTGATAAATTAAGCGCCGATTTAAAAAAGCTGGGCTTTAAATTTGTAGGCCCCACTATTATGTACGCCTTTATGCAGGCTGCCGGCTTAATAAACGACCACTTAGTAGATTGTTTTGTGCGTAACGAGATAATAAAAAATTATTAA